Below is a genomic region from Syngnathoides biaculeatus isolate LvHL_M chromosome 5, ASM1980259v1, whole genome shotgun sequence.
CTGGAAATTTGCATGAACAGAATATGAGCTTGCATGCTTTCATTGTGATTTCCCTCCTTGAATGTGTTGCCAGGgaggaaaaggtttttttttttcgttttttttctttcttgttttgaATAAACTCTTCCCTTCAAGAGTCATCTTGGAGACACCGAACACTCCCTTCTTTAAGGACCGAACATGTGGTGAAGGCGATGGAAAGCATGTATGTAAAACTGGGACTGCAATGTTGCtgtttatacatatatacacatacttttatgtttgtttgtttttgtgatgacATAGTGAGTACACGCACCCACCATGCCAAAGAACAGCAGAGGATGTGCACCGTGAGTCTAATTAGCAAGAATGCAGTGCATATACTGTAGAAACAAAAGACTTGCTTGATATAGTGTTCTGTAGTGCTCTTGATTCCATCACCAGTGGGGAAATTGTGCAATGATGTCACCCACCAGCACATTATCTAATGGTGATGCTTTTCAGTGACTACTTACTATTATACAGTGAAACCTCCAACAGCATGAATTACATAAattgaaaagaatggaaataaTTTGTTCCATTGTACAACAAGTAAAACCACTGTGCCCCGTAATTGAAAGGAAGCAGGACCGATAATACTGTCACCCTGTGGCCATTTACAGTGCTTTTATGTTAACATCTGCTTAGTCAATTGGTTCTGAGCAGCAGTTTATAGgttttgggttcaaatctctCCTCTGGTCTTCACATGTGGAATTAGCAGGTTCTCACGCCCACATCTCCcccaaaatttgcattttaggGTTACTTAAGGATCAAAAGCATCCagattatttgtattttccctTACCCAAATGTAGATAAATTCCATAGAAAATGAAGAGAttgatgtatttcattttactgAGCAGCTATATcctatttatacatttttcctcttttgtccCTTCTGTTATGGCATTGAAACAAAAGCAACCTCTGATGTTAATGTCTTAATGAGGCAATGGACATATttttcatcagaagaaaaaaaaatcccaatcaCTAAACAATGATGTCACAAAAAGGATAACTGCCAGTACTGAAATACTGATGAGTTCATCTGAGTTTACTCCAAaatttgcttatttttaaatttgggcCTGTTTTGCTGTTAATCTCTTCTATGAATGCCCCCACATTTATGCACAGGTAAATTGTACGTCTGATGAAATAGTATTTAATAGTCTCCCCCCCCAACTCTATATCGCTGGAATAGATAGGTGAATAAAGATTAATAATTTTGGGACCAATGAAGTTAAATTGTTAAATTCTCTTGCACAGCTGGTGATCTCAGGTACAGTGGTTTGGAATCACTGTTTTTGATGCTGCTTTTTGGGACCTAGTTTTTCTGAAAACTGTCACTTGAACTGTACTTTTAGGAcattggaggttccactgtatgccTGCATTGACAATCTATGACACCTCGTAGAGAAGAATGGAAAggaaatgatacatttttgctGTGCGTTTCATGGACCGGATCTGTACTTTtttgtatgtttctttttttttaaaggaaggaACCAGAAAGCCAAATGTCACTCCTCGCTGGATGTGCAGTTATTGTCACCAGTTCATTTTCTAATTTTGCAATTGCTTTGTGCCTTTTTTCTTCAATGCAGTTACGTGAGTCCAGTCACCTTTTGTACTTATTTTACAAATCCTCTCAGTTATTACAacagactgcaaaaaaaaaagccacgcgTAAACAGGATGATTCAGTGATGGCAATCGCCTCTGAGGCACGCATCGTGTTTGTAGAGTCACAGATACTTGTCACCtatggtttggggggggggggttcctgagCATCTGTAAATAGCATTGACTATAGTGTGAACTTGATAAGTAGTTTGCAGGGAGTTTTGGTTCTTAGATGGAGGGGTAGAACATATTGGCATATGAGAAGGGATCTTTTGGTCACATGGTAGCTCAAATTATACCTgcctggacacacacacacacacacacacactcagcttTAGGTCCAGGCTGCCATTGTACAGCCACACCATTCGTCAAGTAGTCTTGTGTTCATTGCAGCTGCCTTCGTCGCATGATTACAAATAAATTgatggatttaaaaatgtttttttttttctctgtgtatGTTGGTGGTGGTAACTTGTGACTTGATGATttgtcttgagaaaaaaaaagccaaaggttcctttaaaaaaaatatgtgcacaGGTGATTTGATGTTTGTGTTTCTGTTTTAATACTTGTTTTAAGGGAAAATGTGTTTACACCTGTAATTGGAAGTCTAgattgcatatatatatatatatatgaataaatgcatacacattcatttgtcttgttGGCGCTTTTGAATATCTGGAAAGGCAACATGTAACTAAGAGCAGattaaaaacacacttttgtcattcacttACATGTATTTTTGAAAGCTAAAGTGtaagtattttaaaatggtaCTGTGTGGTTATTTTGACTGCTGTCACATGAAATATCTTGAGAAATAAATTCTTGTGTAAGCATCCCTCACTGATCAATTTTTaactaaaagaaaaattattattcaaaACAGGTTTCAAATGAAACTTTAAATGTCTGTATGAAAACAAAGTAAACATCTGCATGGTAAACTGGAGTGAGCCATTCTGTcataattttgacttttttttattattctggtTCTccataatgtaatttttttattaaattgacAAATTAATGTGATTACAATGTGTTCATCAATATCAAAAATAGTTTACAATGATTTAAATTCATTGAAattcaagcaacattaattggacactctaatttgccacgaggtgtgattgtgagtgcagctgtttgtctcaatttgccctgcgattggctggcaacctgtttagggtctaccctgcctcctgcccattgacagctgggataggctccagcactcccctcaaccctcatgaggataagcggctaagaaaatggatggctggattgatGTTTTGTGTGGACTCTCtgttccactatttgacctgtcAATCTGGTCAAACACCAATCCTATTGGATTTATATTCCATAAGAATTTTTTATGTATAGAGGACctaaaccatccattttcttagccgtttctcctcacaagggttgcaaggaGTCctagagcttatcccagctgtcaacgggcaggaggcggggtacaccctgaactggttgccaaccaattgcagggcacatggagacagtcaacagtcgcactcacaatcacacctcggggcaatttaagagtgtccaattaatgttgtatgtttttgggatgtgggaggaaacccatgcaggcacagggagaacatgcaaactccacacaggcgggtctgggattgaacccaggacctcaggactgtgaatccaacgctttaccagctgatccactgtgccgccaggaCTAAAactatttagtgatttatagaccagtagcagaacattaaaaaactattctaaagctgactgggagccagtgtaaagactttggaattggagttatatgctctgacctctttgtacTGGTCAAAACACGAGccgcagcattctgaatgaattACAGTTGAACACTGGTTCCGCCCACCTCTGTGTCACCCTACTAAATCAGCTGAGACCGtttccagctcacccatgaccttAATGGGAACAAgcatcatggaaaatggatggatccagaGAGGATCTAGTGGAACTGCAGCCAAAATGAAGAGACAAAGCCCAAGCTGCTAGAATGCAGCCTCAATAGGCTGTCACAGTGTCCTCAACAAAGGACTGGAACGCTCCTCTTTGTGAGCGTCACTTAACAGCAGGTTGCCGATTCAGGGTGGATGTCAGTGGACAAGGAGAGACGACGTGGAACGACGTGCAGTGTGTATGATAAACAAGAAGAAGAGTCGAGAAAGACGAAGTTGTCGAGGACCGGGAAGGAAGCCCGCTAGCACTTGCATGAGTCCAATCCTGCCCCATCTGTCAGAGCTCGCCTCCCATTTCATCCCGTTCCTCTCTGGAGCCATGCATCCTCAGCGGCCTCTTCCTCAGGCCATGCCCGCctcttcatcctcatcctcctcgcTGGGACAGCAGCTGCGAGACGTGGCCGTGGGTCTGGGCCGCGGCAAGAACCTCCTCGGTGGGAACGTGGCCTACGGGTTTGTGCAGTCGCTAAAGGAGTGCCTCTACTTCCTGCTGTGCTGCTGGTGCATCAAGGAGATCCTGGACTAGAAACGTGTTGATGGAGTGGAACCGGAGTGATTTTGTGTTTTGCCTTTTAATCAAAGATTTGGACGAGGGATGCTGGAAAAATAAAGGCAAGTACGACAAGCTCCCATTGTAACTCCAATCACTGAACAACTGAATGGATCTTAAATATATACAGCAATGTTAAACATTCtaatttcagtttttaataTAGTAATATTGTCAGTAAaactaaattgtaaaaaaaaacatggtaataATGTGAGTGGTTTTTGTATTTATAAAAAATTTAATAATTAttgtttgcattattttttgttttttcaatttaaggAATAAAatggtatattttattttaaaaaaatgctgtattcgttgagatattattattattataaaatacaCCTGTTGCTAACAACCATATTATACATTTGtcctaataaaaatatataaaataaaattaattagcACTAATTTCAATACTTGTAAGTAATAATAGTCATAAAAAGACAAGTAACACATTTAAGTAATatgtacaaaaatgtaattcaaataATCATAAACTTAAacaagtaagtaagtttctttcggcttgtcccgtttggggtcgccacaccgtgacatctcaaatgaacacacatatttgtttggcacagtttttacgctggatgcccttcctgacgcagccccatcatcggtgtgattgtgagtgctactgttgtcCGCatctatgtgccttgtgattggatggcaacggGTTcatggtgtactctgcctcctgctcgaagatagctgggataggctccagcactcccttgctccttgtgaggataagcggctcagaaaatggatggctggatagatgtATTTTAAGGCTAAAGGAACAGATTCATTCATATtacacaagtatttttttttataatttaataagtaaaatatttgtaaagaTATATAAATCATATAAATTAGCACTGAAttccaattttgtttcattgttgattttttttataaacttatTCATTTATCCTCTTGTCATCTtgtcatatttgtttaaaataaaattgtgttgaTTTGAAGTTCATCTTTCtgtatttgttttagtttttcgGTCAATTCAGTATTTTTGTTTCCCAACTTGTGAAGTAAAGCCATTAACTGTAAACATCTTCCTGTTTCTCTTTGTCTCTAGGATGCGGTTCTTGGTTTTGCCTGGACACGTTTCCAACGTTGCTGATGTGGCGCTCATGATTGTGGCTGTGTAAGGCCACACTGTACTGTCATAATAAATCACTTCATCAAcagaagcattttatttttatgcttgCATTATTGTTTTCCAACAACCAGAAAGTGTGCCTTCATTTTGAAGCTAATTTTTTCCAGGCTATTGTGAAGCCCATTCTGTGTGTAACTTGTTCAGGTTTAGCAAGAAACCTCAGGTAAATACTGAAATGTCAGCGTTTTAAACACAAGAGCAAACTGCATTTACTGTCTCGCCAACGTCACCTGTCAGACGTCAATCAACCAGGAAAGTTCCCCGAACAAAGTAGAGTAGAGGACGCGCGGCGATTGGTCTTCGCCAGACGTGGGAGGCGGGATTTGATGAAATCTTGGCTGCGATTGGACGGAGGGCCTACGCGGCTCGTGTTGGTTCTGACTGCACGTCTGACCTGACCGTTGCTTCTCAACTCGGATGAAAAGCAAAGCGAGGAAGGAGGACGACCGCCTCGGAACTAACTGCGCGTAAAGCTGCCTGGATAAAGTCGACTGAAAGTGAAGGAAGGTATGAAGCAGGTTGTTGATTCAATGAACTCAAACTTAACTTCTGGCGCGGCTCGTAACGTCCCATTTGTTTGCTTCACATACGGTTGCGTTTTGTTTCTTCAACACATTTACTCAGTTGTACGCGTGTTCGATTCATTCGTGAAAAGTGTAAATGTGAGTTTTATTTGTCTCAACGTCGACGTTGACGGCTCTTGTCCAAAAAGTAGCCTCCAGTGTTTACTTCTGGTATGTGGGTGATGCTCATTTCACTCATATCCCACTGCAATGCTTCTCAAGCTTCAAGTGTCACCACGCGGGACTTTGGCAAATCTCGTGAGATTTCACAGCAGGAAACTTGTGATATTCATAAAATTAactgaaaactgtttttttgtttttgtttttttgacggAAAGACCAATGAAAACAGTTCAGGGTTTCACTGTCCTGGCAAAATAATGCACTTGTTCGTGTTTGATGTACATGACAGTCTTAGCTCCAGTGAGTAGGGCAGAGCAGTCTCTTTTGAAtaggtgtttttttaaagtttatgtTTGATGACACTTTAATGTTAACTTATTCAGAACTTATTCTCTGCAGTTAGAATATTGTTTTACAGACAAATTAATTGAATGGACATAGTTTTGAGAAGCTGTCAGGCACACGTTGTTGTTCTCAAACTGGTGCAGTGTCTTTGTCCTGGCCTTTTTTGGTAGTATTTTCTTACTCACAGCCCACAGTTGTCTTTGGAACACAAGATGCTTTTAACTATGCTTGTTAAACCATGGTACCATCCCAATTCAAGGCTTCCTATGTAACATAAACCAAAAGCAGTTGAAAGCTCACAGCTGGTAAAATTTTTTGGACTAATCCAGCTGTCTTCCTCTGTGCTGCTCGCTGTCCTTCTCTCCTGTCTCCAGTCAATCTCCTGGCAGCTATATTTAGCGGATTGTCTTTGTAAGCCGTCCCACTATAGGCTCCGCGATGCTCTTCGGACCCCAGGCTAGAGTCTCTTGGGAGAAGAGACCTACATTGCAGAGCTTGGGAAGGAAAAGTGTGAGGCCTGGCAGAATGTGGCTTatgattgtgatttttctttccctttgacttttttttttttcaaatggagtTGCACAAGTTATCTCTTAATAATGGAACAAGTTTATCTTGGTCttatttttatatcacaaaatttGGGATTTGAATCGGGGTgcgtagactttttatattcactGTACATTTGATATTTATATTCTTTGTCCTATCGTGGGGCATTTCAGTTAATTCAAGTTTATTCTTACATACTATGAGCTATTTTGGATTTATGTTATTTCTTGAAGTCCAGTTATTCGGTGGTGCGGAGGCCCTCTTGGATCGTTTTTATTCTTCCAACATATTAGTCACCTTTCCAGGGCATTAGCATCATGGAAAATTGACcaaattttgcatgtttgtgtATCCTTGTAAAAATTGTTTCTATTTTACGTGTCCAAAACAGAGTATTGTGTCACAAATTGTCGCTGCCTTGGTTGGGTGGCACAGCCGGGGCAGGTGCGGGCCCAGGCCTTCGTCTGCCCTCTTCTAACCTCAAGCTTCTTCTCCTCGTAGTTGGTGGTCAATCAACGGAGTTGGATTTGGATGCAGTTTACAAAGTTTTAAGAAGTACAGTACTCAGTTAACCAACAGATAAGCGCTAGAGCTGAACACTGAATGTTTATTCATGGCCTTGGACAAACAGAGCAATTTGCCAGAACAACGAAAAATGTTGGTCAAAGTAAAACATGCGTTTAACTTCAGTTTGGGACTTGCCCACGTTATCCTAAACCCACCTCTTGGTCATGATGGGCTTGGACCACTTTATCTATAAAATGGCACAAATTCTAATTGTGTCCCAACATCTAATTTTACAGCCTTTTCTACAGTTGTTGTTATAATCGTGTCTCAGcgcttttattgttgttttgtggTATTGGTAATTCGTGCAGTATAATATATCTATATAGTTTTTAATGGTATCTGGTGTTCTTTCATCATAAGTTACAACTACTTGATCGGAACTTCTTACTTTTCTAATGGTGTCTTGTCTCCTACAAGGGGGGGCTTTAAGCAATGGCTAGTCTATCACATTCACATGATCTCAGCATTTCTATTATTCCTTTAATTGGAAAACGTTCTGTCAAATATCCCCAATTTTAGCTACCCCCTGGAGACTGGCGGGCAGCTATAAACCATTTTGGGCTACCAGTTGCTTTCAAATGTCATTTGTCTATCTGAGTCAGGTCCCCAAAGAGGTATTTCAGTGGTCAGCTTTTTCCAAGAGTTATCTCCCAGTAGGTTTGACTATTTATTATATTAAACACCTTGACATGAAGACCACCAGAAtagttaataataattattttttactgCTCACAAAATTAATCTTTGTGTATGTTGATTATCAGTCATCCAGCTCGTGTTAATCCACAAAGGTTGAATTGCGCTAACTGGACTCTTAGTttcttgaattattatttttttttccgtttccttaaaacattcaaaagttACTTAGCGAGTTATGCTATTACGATAGGGTTATAATGTCAACTCTTTCATTTATTCTTGCACTTTCACCACAGTTAAGATTGTAAACCATACTTAGTTACATAAACATCGCCGATAcagtaaaaatgcaattttgcaGACTGAATTTAATTTATACTGTATTGTTGtctaaattgttttgaaaactaAATAGATGACATCCTAGAATAAATTGTTCAGGCCTTGAATGTTCCCGCTGGATATCGTTACAACTTGGTTTTGTTGACATCAATGAAGACCCAAGTAGTGTTGAAATGCTGATTTAGCCCATTCTACTGTCTTCACAGCTTGGGCCAGCCTTAGCTACCAAACCCTCAGCCCAAACATTTCGCCTGGGTGACTGAActcccacaacacacacaaactactAATGGCGAAACTAAATGACCCCTTGGAAACACACTTCCTGTGCACGCACACGTACTGCAAACTGGTGACAGCACATTACATTTGCTCTTTGTTGTTGACAGAGAGACCTTGAGGAAAGTATTcaaatgttgtgtgtgtattaATAGAAGATGTAAATGCAGCACTTTTAAGCTAATGTTGGACAGGAGCGAGGACATTGAATAGAAAACATTAGATGCAGAGTTTGTCAACACCTGCACTGGATATTGCTTGATTCTCGAATGAAAGGCAGACTTTACTTTCGTTGGGAAAGAGGACCTTGGACCACTGACGACCAGTCAAGTCCTTCTTCTCTTTGTCCCATTTGAGATGCTTCCCATGTTGGCTCACGGTGGCAAGCAGTTTGACCTGAGAAACCCGACAGTTGTAACCCATCTCCTGGATGTGTCCgaatttagtgtttttttttttttaaactgtgactCCACTCAGCCAATTACACTTTTTCTACATCTCTGCTGGATTCTTGAATCTTGTCTGTTTGATAATACGCTGAATCCACGTTCATCTCTTGCTAGTGCATCTTCTCCTGCCACATGTTGTCCTTCCACTACACTTTCCATTGAAATGCTTGGACACTCCACTCTGTGAACAGCCGGCCTCCCAAGCTATGAACTTTTGTTTCTTACATATTCGATGGAGGGAATCAATGATGCTCTTCTGGCCAATTGTCAAGTCTGGAGTCTTCCCCGTATCAGACCCAACAGAGACAGTTGAACCAAACTGCAGCAATTTAATGATAGCTGGGGAAACCTGTGAAGGTGCTTTGAGTTTTGTAGATGATTAGAATGGGACACTCAGTTGAAAACATTTATAACAATTTCATCTGATTCCTTCACAGCATTAGCACTTTTTGAACTCTTGATTTTTTGGGTTTTATGAGCTGAAACCCCAAGTCATATAAAAATAAGCAAAGAACTACTTGAAATAGTTTAAACTGTTGGCTctgaatctataatctatgaaaatgttgctttttgagTGGAATTAGAGAAACAAATGATCTTTTCCAttacatagattttttttttttatagagaaATTCAAAgttttggtacaaattttaGCAGGAGTTGTGGAAATTGACACACTGGATTTGGTCTCGTAGGCCACATCAGATGTGATAGGCCATATATGGcacctgggccttgagtttgctcTAACCTCACCTATCCCAAGCTTGCAGGTTTCACTTTGTATCcaacacttgtgtgtgtgtgtgtgtgtgtgtgtgtttgtttgtttgtttgtttgtttgtgtgtttgttttgcaggAGACAAGCACAGCCTCAAAGAGGTAGGGCCATGTCTGGCATCAACAGTGCTAACAGCAGCTGGACCATCGTCAGTCCTGAGGTACTGTCAAGTCACTGCAGTGCACAACCTccattaaagtgtatggaatgtctaatttctaacgcaaattatcttatttagacgaaaatatatgttcaactctaccataaaatgcataatcttttcgatgtttttaccaaaaaacaaGTGTTTATGTATTAAAGTCTGCGAagtttgacctagtttcccgtgtCTGAAAAACACGTGTGGCTTACCTCAGACGTCACTACAGGTAAACACATCGtcctgcagatagtttctcatacaagtaCAGGCAGAGCCATCACGTTGTACCATGAATGGCTGGGTGGTCAcgtacctatttactaaatacacagcgtttgcataattttaaaacaagaccgaaaacttcgtatatacattcgggatatcgaagcctttactatttatcagtttatgactaactaaacctaACAAGAAGTTCACAAATGCTGACCAGTCTTTGTTTCTAAGACGAGGCATATCCTCCTCCCTGCGTGCTCGGCACTTTCTTCAATGGCCACCTATTTCGTCTGGATTCGAACGTGCGtgctggctcaaattgataacttttaaagcctttataaagctcgtattcttcatcgtcttcgtgggacccttcagaatagtgttcatcgctcgaaatatcggaaaattcatcgtcgttcATACAATGTATTCCAAACCTCGCCATTGTTGAAACCAGCTATGACGTCACATTCCTACTCGGCTCTTTCCACTTCGTTTCCGTCTTTTTCTAGCGAATCCATCAATGTACGatcattttttgccgataatcgaaaaataaaaatgtttcatttctaacggaattcagattaaaaaactgtataatatcaGCACAAAGGTGCTttgaggaccttccatacaGTTTACATTGTAGGTTTTAGTGAATAGGGAAAAACGACTTGACCCAGTTATGCTTTATATTAGGTCGTTTGATTATGCACTAATTTTTGTCCTATTTTGTCTTCTCTCCCTCCTCTGTGAAAATCAGTTCCAATTAAAAGACTGTATTGTCAGATTAGATACATTCAGTtcaatatgtgtgtatataagaCTTTTTATGTGTATTTCATATCAGGAGACTGCTGCTGAAACTGTGAGGCCTCTGGAGGAACAGACAAAGCATCGTGAgcaaggtttttcttttttcctcttaaTCATTTTTTGCATACTGACATAATGATGTTCTGTCGCTTCCTGAAAAGACACATTTTCATTGTCGTCATATTTAAATTATAGCCGTGGAGGACTTGAGTTTCACatgcttttgtgttttgttttgttttttctaataATGAAGACCCAGTTGGTGACCAGCCTACAGAAAGTTTAGAATCTTCATGTCTCCCGGTGAAGGACCATCAGGTAAAACAATTGTATAATTTTTCAAACACAGCAGAAGCTCAggttatgaaattaaatcattctGTGATCCCGTTTGTAACCCTAGGTAAACATTCGTAAaacaaggtattttttttcaattgagatGAATGGGTAGGCAGTTAATCCGTTCTAGCCCCCAAACGTAAATCAGtgtgtggtta
It encodes:
- the lenep gene encoding lens epithelial cell protein LEP503; its protein translation is MHPQRPLPQAMPASSSSSSSLGQQLRDVAVGLGRGKNLLGGNVAYGFVQSLKECLYFLLCCWCIKEILD